One Poecile atricapillus isolate bPoeAtr1 chromosome 36 unlocalized genomic scaffold, bPoeAtr1.hap1 SUPER_36_unloc_7, whole genome shotgun sequence genomic region harbors:
- the ADAT3 gene encoding probable inactive tRNA-specific adenosine deaminase-like protein 3, producing the protein MGTTGTSTTSITSTTSPSDSSTTSNTSMRATSATSTSDSSTTSATGTTGTSTTSTTSTSETTATSTSDSSTTSTTSTTSTSETTATSTSDSSTTSTTGTTIPSDTSTTTATSTSDTSTTSTTGTSITGTSSATSTSDTSTTSTTGTTIPSTTSTTIPSDSAPPVPRVPPFPVPPVSPVSPLVSAGPRPFSSALFPVLSPPVLGSPFRVLLPARVPSPGAESSAAVAAGLWPWWRRRPGSGSGSAGAVAARGAGWRGRPWRWRGAAGAGARGGRGGRWSRGDGGHPLRHAAIDCIRRAAKERRRRHGAGESGDGIGRGGDVIGNRGDVIGSGGDVTGRSGDVIGRGGDVIGRGSDVIGRGDIIGSRGDVIRGRGDVIGRGGDVIGRSGQVTSRGRARRRRRGHPGDDGDGGVGAKVARFGGDDVIGDRNDVTTAAGDVISHHSDVIASDSDIIRGHDDVISHHDDIIRGNDDVIRSRSDVIRGRDCAIAGGDDVIRGDDIIRDNDVTSGHDDVTMCCDDVVMGRNDVTRCSDDVTRAHDDVTRAHDDVTRAHDDVTRAHDDVTRTHDDVTRARDDVTMAHDDVTMARDDVTRAHDDVTRAHDDVTRVHDDVIRRLDDFAASLGSAPLDLTGHVIPGAAEAGADDVTDDVTEEDDDVTGGYLLRGCDVFVTREPCALCAMALLHARVRRVFYGERRAQGALGTRYGIHGHPRLNHRYRVYAGVTGDTGNTGNTGSTGDG; encoded by the exons ATGGGCACCACcggcaccagcaccaccagtaTCACCAGTACCACTAGTCCCAGTGACTCCAGTAccaccagtaacaccagtatgagggccaccagtgccaccagtaCCAGTGACTCCAGTACCACCAGTGCCACTGGTACCACcggcaccagcaccaccagtaCCACCAGTACCAGTGAAACCACTGCCACCAGTACCAGTGACTCCAGTACCACCAGTACCACCAGTACCACCAGTACCAGTGAAACCACTGCCACCAGTACCAGTGACTCCAGTACAACCAGTACCACTGGTACCACCAttcccagtgacaccagtaccaccactgccaccagtaccagtgacaccagtacaaCCAGTACCACCGGCACCAGCATCACCGGTACCAGCAGTGCCACCAgtaccagtgacaccagtacaaCCAGTACCACCGGTACCACCATTCCCAGTACCACCAGTACCACCATTCCCAGTGACTCAGCACCACCAGTACCACGGGTACCACCattcccagtccccccagtatccccagtctCCCCTCTGGTATCCGCTGGCCCCCGGCCGTTCTCCTCGGCGCTGTTTCCGGTTCTTTCTCCGCCTGTTCTGGGTTCCCCGTTCCGCGTCCTCCTCCCCGCCCGCGTCCCCTCCCCGGGTGCCGAATCCTCGGCGGCGGTGGCCGCGGGTTTGTGGCCGTGGTGGCGCCGGCGCCCCGGCTCCGGTTCCGGTTCCGCCGGCGCTGTCGCGGCGCGAGGCGCGGGGTGGCGCGGGCGGCCATGGCGGTGGCGCggagcggcgggcgcgggggcgcggggcgggcgcggcgggcgcTGGAGC AGAGGGGACGGGGGGCACCCACTGAGGCACGCGGCCATCGACTGCATCCGGCGCGCCGCCAAAGAGAGACGGCGACGCCACGGCGCGGGGGAGAGCGGGGACGGCATCGGGAGGGGGGGTGACGTCATCGGGAACAGGGGTGATGTCATCGGGAGCGGGGGTGACGTCACTGGGAGAAGTGGTGATGTCATCGGGAGAGGTGGTGATGTCATTGGGAGGGGCAGTGACGTCATCGGGAGGGGTGACATCATCGGGAGCAGGGGTGATGTCATCAGGGGCAGGGGTGATGTCATCGGGAGGGGTGGTGATGTCATTGGGAGAAGTG GGCAAGTGACGTCACGGGGgagggcgcggcggcggcgccggggacaccccggggacgATGGCGATGGCGGCGTCGGGGCCAAGGTCGCCAGGTTCGGGGGCGATGACGTCATCGGCGACCGCAATGACGTCACCACCGCCGCCGGTGATGTCATAAGCCATCACAGTGACGTCATCGCCAGTGACAGTGACATCATAAGGGGTCACGATGATGTCATAAGCCATCACGATGACATCATAAGGGGTAACGATGATGTCATAAGAAGTCGCAGTGATGTCATAAGGGGTCGTGATTGCGCCATCGCTGGTGGTGATGACGTCATAAGGGGTGATGACATCATAAGGGATAATGATGTCACGAGTGGTCATGATGACGTCACAATGTGTTGCGATGACGTCGTAATGGGTCGCAATGACGTCACAAG GTGTAGTGATGACGTCACAAGGGCTCACGATGATGTCACGAGGGCTCACGATGACGTCACAAG GGCTCACGATGACGTCACAAGGGCTCACGATGACGTCACGAGGACTCACGATGACGTCACGAGGGCTCGCGATGACGTCACGATGGCTCACGATGACGTCACGATGGCTCGCGATGACGTCACGAGGGCTCACGATGACGTCACGAGGGCTCACGATGACGTCACGAGGGTTCACGATGACGTCATCCGCCGCCTCGACGACTTCGCCGCCTCCCTGGGCTCCGCCCCCCTGGACCTGACGGGTCACGTGATCCCGGGGGCGGCCGAGGCGGGCGCCGATGACGTCACCGATGACGTCACCGAGGAGGACGATGACGTCACGGGGGGTTACCTGCTGCGCGGCTGCGACGTCTTCGTGACGCGGGAGCCATGCGCGCTCTGCGCCATGGCCCTGCTGCACGCCCGCGTGCGCCGCGTCTTCTACGGAGAGCGCCGCGCCCAGGGAGCGCTGGGGACGCGCTACGGCATCCACGGGCACCCCCGGCTCAACCACCGCTACCGGGTGTATGCCGGGGtaactggggatactgggaacactgggaacactgggagcactggggatgggtaa